From Haloglomus litoreum, the proteins below share one genomic window:
- a CDS encoding response regulator: protein MTTVLIVDDEPNVVEAYALWLKDEYDIRTAEGGEEALEEIDEDIDVVLLDRRMPKRSGDEVLEAIHERGLDPRVAMVTAVDPDFDIVDMSFDAYLTKPVTKDDLVETVEQLRSLEQYESGVREQFALAEKRAVLETEMSEAELAESEEYQALLEDLERIDDETVDRAGELDHDAFAAAVRNLVDEE, encoded by the coding sequence ATGACCACGGTACTCATCGTCGACGACGAGCCCAACGTCGTCGAGGCCTACGCGCTCTGGCTGAAGGACGAGTACGACATCCGGACCGCCGAGGGCGGTGAGGAGGCGCTCGAGGAGATCGACGAGGACATCGACGTGGTCCTGCTGGACCGTCGGATGCCGAAGCGCTCGGGCGACGAGGTGCTGGAGGCCATCCACGAGCGCGGGCTGGACCCACGGGTGGCGATGGTGACGGCCGTCGACCCGGACTTCGACATCGTGGACATGTCGTTCGACGCCTACCTCACGAAGCCGGTGACGAAGGACGACCTCGTCGAGACGGTCGAGCAGCTGCGTTCGCTCGAACAGTACGAGTCGGGCGTCCGCGAGCAGTTCGCGCTCGCCGAGAAGCGGGCGGTCCTGGAGACGGAGATGAGCGAGGCGGAACTCGCCGAGAGCGAGGAGTACCAGGCGCTCCTCGAGGACCTCGAGCGTATCGACGACGAGACCGTCGACCGCGCGGGCGAACTGGACCACGATGCCTTCGCGGCGGCCGTCCGCAACCTGGTCGACGAGGAGTAG
- a CDS encoding TraB/GumN family protein, which yields MTDGAVADDAGDADEHAGSVRVVGTAHVSQESVDEVERVIEAEQPDVVAVELDEGRFRQLKGETPDDLDAADLLEGNTVFQFLAYWMLSYVQTRLGDRFDVRPGAEMLAAVETSEALGIDVALVDRDIQVTIQRFWARLSGLEKLRLLGGLAFGVADPFAVGMGIGVTVGLFAGLVAGAVGGAPLVPAGTPFAGVVDAALAGAFVALGVAALLGIALRLTAPEEGEDIEEFDPAELTDTDVVTAMMEEFRRFSPGGAEALIDERDAYIAHELVRLRDAGNRVVAVVGAGHQQGIERYLDNPGTLPPMEDLVGRQQSSRFSPYRIFGYLFTLGFLVFFALLAVAAYTGVPGASSGLLVRLFAAWFLVNGLLSFGLAKLAGAHWPSATVGGAVAWLTSVNPLLAPGWFAGYVELRYLTVNVADIGELNELLDDTETPIPQLVGKMLDVPLFRLIVIVAATNIGSFVGSVLFATVLIPYLFAEIGGTDEIVRLMIAGARNSVDLLVGGLL from the coding sequence ATGACTGACGGGGCCGTCGCCGACGACGCCGGCGACGCCGATGAGCACGCCGGGAGCGTCCGCGTGGTCGGGACCGCGCACGTCTCCCAGGAGAGCGTCGACGAGGTCGAGCGCGTCATCGAGGCCGAGCAGCCCGACGTGGTGGCCGTCGAACTCGACGAGGGCCGCTTCCGCCAGCTGAAGGGCGAGACGCCGGACGACCTCGACGCGGCCGACCTGCTCGAGGGGAACACCGTCTTCCAGTTCCTGGCGTACTGGATGCTCTCGTACGTCCAGACCCGGCTGGGCGACCGGTTCGACGTCCGCCCGGGCGCGGAGATGCTCGCCGCGGTCGAGACCAGCGAGGCGCTCGGCATCGACGTCGCCCTGGTGGACCGGGACATCCAGGTGACCATCCAGCGGTTCTGGGCCCGGCTCTCCGGCCTGGAGAAGCTCAGGCTGCTCGGCGGCCTCGCGTTCGGGGTGGCCGACCCCTTCGCCGTCGGGATGGGCATCGGCGTGACGGTCGGACTGTTCGCCGGCCTCGTCGCGGGCGCGGTCGGCGGCGCGCCGCTGGTCCCGGCTGGGACCCCGTTCGCGGGCGTCGTCGATGCCGCGCTGGCCGGTGCGTTCGTGGCCCTCGGCGTCGCGGCGCTGCTCGGTATCGCGCTCCGCCTCACCGCGCCCGAGGAGGGTGAGGACATCGAGGAGTTCGACCCCGCGGAGCTGACCGACACGGACGTCGTGACGGCGATGATGGAGGAGTTCCGCCGGTTCTCGCCCGGTGGTGCGGAGGCGCTCATCGACGAGCGCGACGCCTACATCGCCCACGAACTCGTCCGGCTACGGGACGCGGGCAACAGGGTCGTCGCGGTCGTCGGTGCCGGTCACCAGCAGGGTATCGAGCGCTACCTCGACAACCCGGGGACGCTGCCGCCGATGGAGGACCTCGTCGGTCGGCAGCAGTCCTCGCGGTTCTCCCCGTACCGGATCTTCGGCTACCTGTTCACCCTGGGCTTTCTGGTCTTCTTCGCCCTGCTGGCGGTCGCCGCCTACACCGGCGTCCCGGGCGCGTCGAGCGGCCTGCTCGTCCGCCTGTTCGCCGCGTGGTTCCTCGTCAACGGCCTGCTCTCGTTCGGCCTCGCGAAGCTCGCGGGCGCACATTGGCCCAGCGCGACCGTCGGCGGCGCGGTCGCCTGGCTCACCTCCGTCAACCCGCTGCTCGCGCCGGGCTGGTTCGCCGGCTACGTCGAACTCCGCTACCTGACCGTCAACGTCGCCGACATCGGTGAGCTGAACGAGCTGCTCGACGACACGGAGACGCCCATCCCCCAGCTCGTCGGGAAGATGCTCGACGTGCCGCTGTTCCGGCTCATCGTCATCGTCGCCGCGACCAACATCGGTTCCTTCGTGGGGAGTGTCCTGTTCGCCACGGTGCTCATCCCGTACCTGTTCGCCGAGATCGGCGGGACCGACGAGATCGTCCGGCTGATGATCGCCGGGGCGCGCAACAGCGTCGATCTCCTCGTGGGGGGACTGCTGTGA
- a CDS encoding metalloprotease: protein MSRSTRTAPGGGGGVSFSARETRDLVIAWLALGVAFTLFLLVTSGRGLGPAGLVSLLGTGLFVELLALSLLTAGVGFLLHELAHKVVAIRFGQVAEFRADYTMLGLALAAALVGFLFAAPGAVYHSGRITPRESAGIAVAGPLTNVVLAALFLPVFLLVDGGFLARAGQLGVTLNAVLAGFNMIPFGPLDGRKVLRWSKVGFAASFLLCAGVAVASVLYVGFPI, encoded by the coding sequence GTGAGCCGGAGTACGAGAACCGCCCCCGGTGGCGGTGGCGGCGTCTCGTTCAGCGCCCGGGAGACGCGTGACCTCGTCATCGCCTGGCTGGCGCTCGGGGTGGCGTTCACCCTGTTCCTGCTTGTCACCTCCGGGCGCGGGCTCGGCCCCGCCGGACTCGTGAGCCTCCTCGGTACGGGCCTGTTCGTGGAACTCCTCGCGCTGTCGCTGCTGACCGCGGGCGTGGGGTTCCTGCTGCACGAGCTCGCACACAAGGTCGTCGCCATCCGGTTCGGCCAGGTCGCGGAGTTCCGCGCCGACTACACGATGCTGGGGCTGGCGCTGGCGGCGGCGCTCGTGGGCTTCCTGTTCGCCGCTCCGGGCGCGGTCTACCACAGCGGGCGCATCACCCCCCGCGAGAGCGCCGGCATCGCGGTCGCCGGGCCGCTGACGAACGTCGTCCTGGCGGCGCTGTTCCTCCCCGTCTTCCTCCTCGTCGACGGTGGGTTCCTCGCCCGGGCCGGCCAGCTCGGTGTGACCCTGAACGCGGTTCTGGCGGGGTTCAACATGATCCCCTTCGGCCCGCTGGACGGTCGGAAGGTGCTGCGCTGGAGCAAGGTGGGGTTCGCCGCGAGTTTCCTGCTGTGTGCAGGCGTCGCCGTCGCGAGCGTCCTCTACGTCGGCTTCCCCATCTGA
- a CDS encoding sensor histidine kinase — protein sequence MGSVREAVERGGGSWFVSGVGVVLAGLSLWYVIVFRALSVTTSPVGSPGFILSVLEVVLLGGFSVVLVYAGYWLASSQFDSRQLWWAGLWTVVGLAGIVAIVALLQSSQLSEGRALAEVTVVEELLLAAGGGGIAGLLIGISTVQSMWNQEQVQRQRDTLEFVNELLRHNVLNGMQVVLASAELVEEELDSEDPDREAVASALEHIDDRGEDIVELVDNVRVLARSVSGDVSCGPVSLSAMLREKVETASGAYPAATYETDIEPDVAVTADDLLPAVFENLLANAVDHNDREEPHVEVSLRSVPERGVAVVTVADDGPGIPDEYKEAYFGPGEQDDGSVGQGLGLYLVDTLVDRYGGEVTAADSEPRGARFEVELPLSDG from the coding sequence GTGGGCAGCGTCCGAGAGGCGGTCGAACGGGGCGGCGGGTCGTGGTTCGTCAGTGGTGTGGGGGTGGTACTCGCTGGTCTGTCGCTCTGGTACGTCATCGTCTTCCGGGCACTGTCGGTCACCACGTCGCCGGTCGGGTCGCCGGGGTTCATCCTGAGCGTGCTGGAGGTCGTCCTGCTCGGCGGGTTCTCGGTCGTCCTGGTGTACGCCGGGTACTGGCTCGCGAGCAGCCAGTTCGACTCCCGCCAGCTCTGGTGGGCCGGGCTCTGGACGGTCGTCGGCCTCGCGGGCATCGTCGCCATCGTCGCGCTGCTGCAGAGCTCACAGCTGTCGGAGGGCCGCGCCCTCGCCGAGGTGACCGTCGTCGAGGAACTGCTCCTCGCGGCCGGCGGGGGCGGTATCGCCGGGCTCCTCATCGGTATCTCGACGGTCCAGTCGATGTGGAACCAGGAGCAGGTCCAGCGCCAGCGTGACACCCTGGAGTTCGTCAACGAACTCCTGCGTCACAACGTCCTCAACGGGATGCAGGTTGTCCTCGCGAGTGCGGAACTCGTCGAGGAGGAACTCGACAGCGAGGACCCCGACCGCGAGGCCGTCGCGAGCGCGCTCGAGCACATCGACGACCGGGGCGAGGATATCGTCGAACTGGTCGACAACGTGCGGGTGCTCGCCCGGTCGGTCTCCGGCGACGTGTCGTGTGGCCCGGTATCGCTCTCGGCCATGCTCCGCGAGAAGGTCGAGACGGCCTCGGGAGCCTACCCGGCAGCGACCTACGAGACCGACATCGAGCCCGACGTGGCCGTCACCGCCGACGACCTGCTCCCGGCCGTCTTCGAGAACCTGCTGGCCAACGCCGTCGACCACAACGACCGCGAGGAGCCCCACGTCGAGGTGTCGCTGCGCTCGGTGCCCGAGAGGGGGGTCGCGGTCGTCACGGTCGCCGACGACGGGCCCGGCATCCCGGACGAGTACAAGGAGGCGTACTTCGGCCCGGGCGAACAGGACGACGGCAGCGTCGGCCAGGGGCTCGGCCTCTACCTGGTGGACACGCTGGTCGACCGGTACGGGGGCGAGGTGACGGCCGCGGACAGCGAGCCCCGCGGCGCCCGGTTCGAGGTGGAACTCCCGCTGTCGGACGGGTGA
- the psmB gene encoding archaeal proteasome endopeptidase complex subunit beta, translating to MRQNEFSAPSIGDGMESAVYEPELGQLPDVSEKDAEKVNTTGTTTIGIATDDGVVIATDMRASLGGRFVSNKNVQKVEQIHPTGALTLVGSVGGAQSFIRSLRAEVNLYEARRGEDMNIEALATLAGNFARGGPFFAINPILGGVDDDGHHVYSIDPAGGVMEDDYTVTGSGLTVAYGTLEREYTDDLSLEEAKSVAASGVKAAVERDTGSGNGVFLAEVTEEGVDINGHKDFDEVL from the coding sequence ATGCGTCAGAACGAGTTCTCCGCCCCGAGCATCGGTGACGGCATGGAGTCCGCGGTGTACGAGCCCGAGCTGGGTCAGCTCCCCGACGTCTCCGAGAAGGACGCCGAGAAGGTCAACACGACCGGGACGACCACCATCGGCATCGCGACGGACGACGGCGTCGTCATCGCGACGGATATGCGCGCGTCGCTGGGCGGTCGCTTCGTCTCCAACAAGAACGTCCAGAAGGTCGAGCAGATCCACCCGACCGGTGCGCTCACGCTCGTCGGCTCCGTCGGTGGCGCCCAGTCGTTCATCCGCTCGCTCCGTGCCGAGGTCAACCTCTACGAGGCCCGCCGCGGCGAGGACATGAACATCGAGGCCCTCGCGACGCTCGCCGGCAACTTCGCCCGTGGCGGCCCGTTCTTCGCCATCAATCCCATCCTCGGCGGCGTCGACGACGACGGCCACCACGTCTACTCCATCGACCCCGCCGGCGGCGTCATGGAGGACGACTACACGGTCACCGGCTCCGGCCTCACGGTCGCGTACGGCACCCTCGAGCGCGAGTACACCGACGACCTCTCGCTGGAGGAGGCCAAGTCCGTCGCCGCCAGCGGTGTCAAGGCCGCCGTCGAGCGCGACACCGGCTCCGGTAACGGTGTCTTCCTCGCCGAGGTCACCGAGGAGGGGGTCGACATCAACGGTCACAAGGACTTCGACGAGGTCCTGTAG